One part of the Mariniblastus fucicola genome encodes these proteins:
- a CDS encoding DUF3592 domain-containing protein gives MFQWIVVAVAALFLLAGLSLFSQLYPNLVACWQAADWPTAVGVVNSSDVLESSTSKGTPTYMATVDYTYSVAGRSFNGYTIAHGFESTKNRETHAAIVNILQESTIVAVRYNPESPQDSTLSYGLHRSMIISLTFLALWFIVVPLISAAIIMDSSFDRKLIENISLAVKSAAG, from the coding sequence ATGTTTCAGTGGATTGTCGTAGCTGTCGCGGCACTTTTCTTGTTGGCTGGTCTCTCGCTTTTTTCCCAGCTATACCCAAATTTGGTGGCCTGTTGGCAGGCCGCTGACTGGCCAACGGCCGTGGGCGTTGTCAACAGTTCCGATGTGCTTGAATCGTCAACATCCAAAGGAACTCCGACTTACATGGCAACAGTAGACTACACGTATTCGGTAGCTGGACGGAGCTTTAATGGCTACACCATTGCTCATGGTTTTGAATCCACAAAGAATCGAGAAACTCACGCGGCCATCGTCAATATTTTACAGGAATCAACGATTGTCGCAGTCAGGTACAATCCTGAGTCGCCGCAAGATTCAACACTGTCGTATGGATTGCATCGATCCATGATTATCTCACTGACCTTTCTCGCTTTGTGGTTTATTGTCGTGCCACTGATATCTGCTGCTATCATTATGGACAGCAGTTTTGACAGAAAGTTAATTGAAAACATTTCGTTGGCTGTGAAATCCGCCGCTGGATAA
- a CDS encoding pilus assembly protein N-terminal domain-containing protein, giving the protein MMLVPRIVSSAPLTAHLSAASRLTRTLSNSIKTSVPIYLRRQRMPKPRTNRLLRISISTLLWCTPTCAAFLCGMFWNDVDRNTRGKTIPMTIPLGESRAISNQSGMPELVIENPDIVAAEFKRASEFIVTAKRIGVTDLYTYNKMRRKTTYILEVTR; this is encoded by the coding sequence ATGATGCTCGTACCTCGCATTGTATCATCCGCTCCACTCACTGCACACCTTTCTGCCGCGTCTCGGTTAACGCGGACGTTATCCAACTCAATCAAAACGTCAGTTCCCATATACCTGCGAAGGCAACGGATGCCGAAACCACGTACAAATCGCTTACTAAGAATATCGATTTCAACGCTTCTTTGGTGCACTCCGACTTGCGCTGCTTTTCTATGCGGGATGTTTTGGAATGATGTGGACCGAAATACACGCGGCAAAACGATACCCATGACAATTCCGCTCGGCGAATCTCGCGCAATTTCAAATCAATCCGGAATGCCCGAACTCGTGATAGAAAATCCGGACATTGTCGCTGCAGAATTCAAAAGGGCCAGTGAATTCATCGTGACCGCGAAACGTATTGGCGTGACAGACCTGTACACATACAATAAAATGAGACGGAAGACCACGTACATACTTGAGGTGACTCGCTAG
- a CDS encoding polyprenyl synthetase family protein, which yields MRTVRVFCCLLACLSLAGAACSFTPSPKYSLAGKLPSNVAILETFSDTTGMDAFYMVKASYTTEDELNEIIRTFHLEADPDGVSDLSFAGLFDERANISWFPLRDANRKYEFDSVNDDGTFKKSVNGSYENAMCVDDVKKIFIIQSAAK from the coding sequence ATGAGAACCGTGCGCGTGTTTTGCTGTCTTCTGGCATGCCTGTCGCTGGCTGGTGCCGCCTGCAGTTTCACGCCCAGTCCCAAGTACTCTCTCGCTGGCAAATTGCCCAGCAACGTCGCAATACTCGAAACCTTTAGCGACACTACCGGGATGGATGCCTTTTACATGGTGAAGGCTAGTTACACTACGGAAGACGAACTGAATGAGATCATACGAACGTTTCACCTTGAGGCTGATCCAGATGGCGTGTCTGACTTAAGTTTCGCCGGACTGTTTGATGAACGCGCGAATATTTCGTGGTTCCCCTTGCGGGACGCAAATAGGAAATATGAATTTGACTCTGTCAACGATGACGGGACGTTTAAGAAGAGTGTCAATGGCAGCTATGAGAATGCCATGTGCGTAGATGACGTGAAAAAAATATTTATAATTCAATCCGCCGCGAAGTAG